From Macrobrachium nipponense isolate FS-2020 chromosome 6, ASM1510439v2, whole genome shotgun sequence, a single genomic window includes:
- the LOC135216656 gene encoding uncharacterized protein K02A2.6-like encodes MNTIEIMRRVFAQHGVCVELVSDNGRQFVAEEFKEFMTQNGVKHIPIPAYHPNSNGQAENTVRTFKQGMKRAMRTLQSCNTSLNTKLCQFLLTYRTSPHCTTKRTPAELMGRQLRTRLDLLHPDASQRIERKASEN; translated from the coding sequence atgaatacCATCGAGATCATGCGGCGGGTATTTGCTCAGCATGGGGTTTGTGTAGAGCTCGTGTCTGATAATGGAAGACAGTTTGTGGCTGAGGAATTTAAAGAGTTCATGACCCAAAATGGTGTAAAGCATATACCGATACCCGCTTATCACCCAAACAGTAATGGGCAGGCCGAAAATACAGTAAGAACATTCaaacaaggaatgaaaagggcgATGAGAACATTGCAATCGTGTAATACATCTTTAAATACCAAGTTGTGTCAGTTTCTACTGACTTACCGAACTTCACCTCACTGTACAACAAAGCGTACGCCTGCAGAGCTCATGGGTCGGCAGTTACGCACTCGCCTTGATTTACTACACCCAGATGCATCTCAGCGAATTGAAAGAAAAGCCTCAGAGAACTAG